From the Dehalococcoidia bacterium genome, one window contains:
- a CDS encoding GatB/YqeY domain-containing protein produces MSLRDKLSDDLKQALKQGDDVRKRTLRYLLSAVHNAEIEKGGPLDDAGTLAVISKHAKQRRESAEEFRKGGRADLVEREEAEAAVLEEYLPPAMSREEIAEAARKVIAETGASGPQDIGKVMPVLMKELSGRAEGREINAVVRELLQSSS; encoded by the coding sequence ATGTCCCTCAGAGACAAGCTGTCCGACGACCTCAAGCAGGCGCTGAAGCAAGGCGATGACGTCCGCAAGCGCACGCTTCGCTACCTTCTTTCCGCCGTCCACAACGCCGAGATCGAGAAGGGCGGCCCGCTGGATGATGCGGGGACGCTTGCCGTGATCAGCAAGCACGCGAAGCAGCGGCGCGAGAGCGCGGAGGAGTTCCGCAAGGGAGGCCGCGCCGACCTCGTGGAGCGGGAAGAGGCGGAGGCGGCAGTCCTGGAGGAGTACCTGCCGCCGGCCATGTCGCGCGAGGAGATAGCGGAGGCCGCCCGCAAGGTGATCGCCGAGACGGGCGCGAGCGGGCCGCAGGACATCGGCAAGGTGATGCCGGTGCTGATGAAGGAGCTGAGCGGCCGCGCCGAGGGACGCGAGATCAACGCCGTTGTCCGCGAGCTTCTCCAATCTTCCTCCTGA
- the rpsG gene encoding 30S ribosomal protein S7, giving the protein MPRRAKVIKRELQPDAKYQSEEVAKFINKVMMQGKKSIAERIVYRALDLVAAQTHRAPLDTFEQALRNVTPVVEVKPRRVGGATYQVPVDIRPERRSALAIRWLINSARARKGKSMAEKLAAELMDAAAGQGATVKKREDTHRMAEANRAFVHYRW; this is encoded by the coding sequence ATGCCGCGACGGGCGAAAGTGATAAAGAGAGAACTTCAGCCTGATGCAAAGTATCAGAGCGAAGAAGTGGCCAAATTCATCAATAAGGTGATGATGCAGGGCAAGAAAAGCATCGCCGAGCGCATCGTCTACCGGGCATTGGACCTCGTGGCCGCTCAGACGCACCGCGCCCCGCTCGACACCTTCGAACAGGCTCTCCGCAACGTGACGCCGGTGGTGGAGGTGAAGCCGAGGAGGGTGGGCGGCGCCACCTACCAGGTGCCCGTCGATATCAGGCCTGAGAGGCGTTCCGCTCTCGCCATTCGCTGGCTCATCAACTCCGCCCGCGCCCGCAAGGGAAAGTCGATGGCGGAGAAGCTGGCGGCCGAGCTAATGGATGCGGCCGCCGGGCAGGGAGCGACCGTCAAGAAGAGGGAAGACACCCACCGGATGGCCGAGGCCAACCGCGCATTCGTGCACTACCGCTGGTAG
- the rpsJ gene encoding 30S ribosomal protein S10 → MTTKQKIRIRLKGYDHRLLDQSASQIVEAAERTGAAVAGPIPLPTDIKKFTVIRSPVIDKDSREQFEIRTHKRLIDILEPTSKTVDTLMRLQLPAGVDIEIKLQ, encoded by the coding sequence ATGACAACAAAGCAGAAGATCCGGATTCGACTCAAAGGTTACGACCACCGCCTGCTAGACCAGTCGGCGAGCCAGATAGTGGAGGCGGCCGAACGGACGGGCGCGGCGGTGGCCGGCCCGATTCCTCTGCCGACCGACATCAAGAAGTTCACGGTGATTCGCTCCCCCGTTATCGATAAAGACTCGCGGGAGCAGTTCGAGATCCGCACTCACAAGCGACTCATAGACATCCTGGAACCCACGTCGAAGACAGTGGACACACTGATGAGGCTGCAACTCCCGGCGGGCGTGGACATAGAGATAAAACTACAGTGA
- the rpsU gene encoding 30S ribosomal protein S21 gives MVEVIVGQNESFETALKRFNRKVQQHGILSEARRREHFEKPSVRRKRKAAAKRRKSRR, from the coding sequence GTGGTAGAGGTAATAGTAGGCCAGAACGAGAGCTTCGAGACAGCGCTCAAGCGCTTCAACCGCAAGGTGCAGCAACACGGCATCCTTTCGGAGGCGCGGCGGCGCGAGCACTTCGAGAAGCCCAGCGTCAGGCGAAAGCGGAAGGCTGCCGCCAAGCGGCGCAAGAGCAGGCGCTAG
- the fusA gene encoding elongation factor G — translation MDRAFPIERIRNIGIIAHIDAGKTTVTERVLYYTGRTYKIGEVHEGTAVMDWMTQERERGITITAAATTCHWEGHQINIIDTPGHVDFTVEVERSLRVLDGGVVVFDAVAGVEPQSETVWRQADRYHVPRICFVNKMDRVGADFQRTIDAIRDRLNAKPVAIQVPIGIESSFEGVVDLIEERAWYFPLERHENPEVREIPDEFAEVCARQREELIEKLAEVDSQMLISYVEGRTPSKSELKKALRRATLAGSITPVMCGSALKNKGIQPLLNAVVDYLPAPSDVPPVTGTNPKTHEKVQRKAEEREPFTALAFKIVADPFAGRLAYFRVYSGHLRSGATVYNATRDDKERLGRLLRMHANHREDVEEVFAGDIAAAVGLKNTFTGDTLCDRGHPIVLEAIRFPEPVISVAIEPKTKEDQDRMGETLNRLAEEDPTFRTRYDAETGQTVISGMGELHLEVIVDRMLREFHVQANVGRPEVAYKETITSPVRTEGRFVRQSGGRGQYGHVWLELVPNDRGQGFEFADKTTGGVIPREFVPAIEAGVREALENGPLAGYPVIDLKVNLVDGSYHEVDSSDLAFRTAASIGTRRGLEQDEPILLEPIMKVEIITPEEFFGDILADVNGRRGRVTGIDARDDLQIVRALVPLAETFGYATDLRSLTQGRASHNMEFDHYQEVPPNVVEKLGLRVRRPVRS, via the coding sequence ATGGACAGGGCGTTTCCGATAGAACGCATTCGCAATATTGGCATCATTGCCCATATCGACGCCGGCAAGACCACCGTCACCGAGCGCGTCCTCTATTACACCGGCCGCACTTACAAGATCGGGGAGGTGCACGAGGGGACGGCCGTGATGGACTGGATGACGCAGGAGCGCGAGCGGGGGATCACTATCACCGCCGCCGCCACCACATGCCACTGGGAAGGCCACCAGATCAACATCATCGATACGCCGGGTCACGTCGACTTCACGGTGGAAGTGGAGCGCAGCCTCCGCGTTCTCGACGGGGGCGTCGTCGTATTCGATGCCGTGGCCGGCGTGGAGCCCCAGTCGGAGACGGTGTGGCGGCAGGCAGACCGCTACCATGTGCCCCGCATCTGCTTTGTCAACAAGATGGACAGGGTGGGCGCGGACTTCCAGCGCACCATCGACGCAATACGGGACCGCCTCAACGCGAAGCCGGTCGCCATTCAGGTCCCCATCGGCATCGAGTCCTCGTTCGAAGGCGTTGTCGACCTGATAGAGGAACGGGCGTGGTACTTCCCGCTTGAGCGTCACGAAAACCCGGAGGTTCGCGAGATTCCCGACGAGTTCGCGGAAGTGTGCGCGCGGCAGCGCGAAGAGCTGATCGAGAAGCTGGCGGAAGTGGACAGCCAGATGCTCATCAGCTACGTGGAGGGCCGCACGCCAAGTAAGTCGGAGCTGAAGAAGGCGCTGCGCAGGGCCACCCTTGCCGGCTCTATCACCCCCGTGATGTGCGGCTCCGCCCTCAAGAACAAAGGCATTCAGCCGCTCCTCAACGCCGTTGTCGACTACCTTCCTGCCCCCTCCGATGTCCCTCCTGTGACCGGCACCAACCCGAAGACTCATGAGAAAGTGCAGCGAAAGGCGGAAGAACGGGAACCGTTCACTGCCCTCGCCTTCAAGATCGTTGCCGATCCGTTTGCCGGCCGGCTGGCCTACTTCCGGGTCTACAGCGGCCACCTTCGAAGCGGCGCCACCGTCTACAACGCGACCCGCGATGACAAGGAGCGGCTGGGACGCCTGCTACGCATGCACGCCAACCATCGCGAGGACGTCGAGGAGGTCTTTGCCGGCGATATCGCGGCCGCGGTCGGCCTCAAGAACACCTTCACCGGAGATACGCTCTGCGACAGAGGGCACCCCATAGTGCTGGAGGCAATACGCTTTCCTGAGCCTGTCATCTCCGTCGCCATTGAGCCGAAGACGAAGGAAGACCAAGACCGCATGGGCGAGACGCTGAACCGTCTGGCGGAAGAGGATCCGACCTTCCGGACGCGCTATGATGCCGAGACAGGCCAGACTGTCATTTCGGGCATGGGCGAGCTTCACCTCGAGGTGATTGTCGACCGCATGCTGCGCGAGTTCCACGTGCAGGCGAACGTGGGGAGGCCGGAGGTAGCCTACAAGGAGACGATAACGTCGCCGGTGCGCACGGAGGGCCGCTTCGTCCGTCAAAGCGGCGGGCGCGGCCAGTACGGTCACGTCTGGCTTGAGCTGGTGCCGAACGATCGCGGACAGGGCTTCGAGTTTGCGGACAAGACGACGGGCGGGGTCATCCCGCGCGAGTTCGTCCCCGCGATCGAGGCGGGTGTGCGGGAGGCGCTGGAGAATGGTCCGCTGGCGGGGTACCCGGTTATCGACCTGAAGGTGAACCTCGTGGATGGCAGCTACCATGAGGTCGATTCGTCGGACCTGGCGTTTCGGACGGCGGCTTCGATTGGGACGCGGCGGGGGCTGGAGCAGGACGAGCCGATCCTGCTGGAGCCCATAATGAAGGTGGAGATCATCACGCCGGAGGAGTTCTTCGGCGATATTCTGGCCGACGTGAACGGCCGAAGGGGCCGCGTTACTGGCATAGACGCCCGCGACGACCTGCAGATAGTGCGCGCACTGGTGCCGCTCGCCGAGACCTTCGGCTACGCCACGGACCTGCGCTCGCTGACGCAGGGGCGGGCAAGCCACAACATGGAGTTCGACCACTACCAGGAGGTGCCGCCGAACGTGGTCGAGAAGCTGGGGCTGAGGGTAAGACGCCCGGTGAGGTCTTGA
- the rpsL gene encoding 30S ribosomal protein S12, which produces MPTISQLVRKGRKKLVKKTKAPALRFTFNALRNRVQRGDGAPQKRGVCTQVRTMTPKKPNSALRKIARVRLTNGIEVTAYIPGEGHTLQEHSVVLIRGGRVKDLPGVRYHIIRGALDAQGVEGRNRGRSKYGTRKSAKAG; this is translated from the coding sequence TTGCCGACAATCAGCCAGCTCGTGCGAAAGGGCCGGAAGAAGCTGGTCAAGAAGACGAAGGCGCCGGCGCTTCGGTTCACCTTTAACGCCTTGAGGAACCGCGTCCAACGGGGCGACGGCGCTCCTCAAAAGAGGGGCGTCTGCACTCAGGTGCGCACAATGACGCCGAAGAAGCCGAACTCCGCCCTTCGCAAGATCGCGCGCGTCCGCCTCACCAACGGCATCGAGGTCACCGCGTACATCCCCGGCGAGGGGCACACCCTTCAGGAGCACTCGGTCGTCCTCATACGCGGCGGCCGCGTCAAAGACCTTCCGGGGGTGCGGTACCACATCATCCGCGGCGCGCTCGACGCTCAGGGGGTGGAAGGCCGCAACCGCGGACGGAGCAAGTACGGCACTCGTAAGAGCGCGAAGGCCGGCTAA